One genomic region from Panthera tigris isolate Pti1 chromosome D1, P.tigris_Pti1_mat1.1, whole genome shotgun sequence encodes:
- the LOC102955461 gene encoding olfactory receptor 151 — translation MAAANHSTVTEFILRGLTNRPELQLPLFLLFLGIYLVTIIGNLGMFTLICLNAQLHTPMYYFLSNLSLVDLCYSSVITPKMLVNFVSEKNIISYAGCMSQLYFFLVFVIGECYMLTVMAYDRYVAICSPLLYHVIMSPQVCSLLVSVVYATGFIGATIETGLMLKLSYCELLISHYFCDILPLIKLSCSSTYHIEMTVFFLAGFNIIVTSLTVLVSYVFILSSILHISTTQGRSKAFSTCSSHLAAVGMFYGSTAFMYLKPSTASSVAKENVASVFYTTVIPMLNPLIYSLRNKEVKAAVQKTLRRNFFRCKCHHSSSG, via the coding sequence ATGGCTGCCGCAAATCACTCTACAGTGACCGAGTTTATTCTCAGGGGATTGACAAATCGGCCAGAGCTCCagctccccctcttcctcctcttccttgggATCTACTTGGTCACCATCATAGGGAACCTGGGCATGTTCACGCTGATTTGTCTGAATGCTCAGCTTCACACCCCCATGTACTACTTCCTCAGCAATCTGTCCCTTGTGGATCTCTGCTACTCCTCTGTCATTACCCCGAAAATGCTGGTGAACTTTGTGTCAGAGAAGAACATCATCTCCTACGCGGGGTGCATGTCACAGCTCTACTTCTTCCTTGTGTTTGTCATTGGTGAGTGTTACATGTTGAcagtgatggcctatgaccgctatgtcGCCATCTGCAGCCCGTTGCTCTACCATGTCATCATGTCTCCTCAAGTGTGTTCCCTGCTGGTGTCTGTGGTCTATGCCACGGGATTTATTGGTGCAACAATAGAGACTGGCCTGATGTTAAAACTGTCCTACTGTGAGCTCCTCATCAGCCATTACTTCTGTGACATCCTCCCTCTCATAAAGCTCTCCTGCTCTAGCACCTATCATATTGAGATGACAGTGTTCTTTCTGGCTGGATTCAACATCATAGTCACCAGCTTAACAGTCCTTGTTTCCTACGTCttcatcctctccagcatcctcCACATCAGCACCACACAGGGGAGGTCCAAAGCCTTCAGCACTTGCAGCTCTCACCTTGCAGCTGTGGGAATGTTCTATGGATCTACAGCGTTCATGTACTTAAAACCCTCCACGGCCAGTTCTGTGGCCAAGGAGAATGTGGCCTCCGTGTTCTACACCACGGTGATCCCCATGCTGAACCCCCTGATCTACAGCTTGAGGAATAAGGAGGTAAAGGCTGCCGTGCAGAAAACGCTGAGGAGAAACTTCTTCAGATGCAAATGTCATCATTCTTCCTCAGGTTGA